The following are encoded together in the Montipora capricornis isolate CH-2021 chromosome 5, ASM3666992v2, whole genome shotgun sequence genome:
- the LOC138048579 gene encoding uncharacterized protein, with the protein MKKGKVNGQRARRQNAVPAKKSRATDDKESGAKNSMSASADTNDRQALYDSVLNSKDDESEHETTRSGDEDELLSELVKEYESDDTVGDSLKSEQLAKLVNKMFRCKLSEKSLKDRLDRQERPANCEAAKPPKVNPGIWYTPLCREVSFWLQQLQAAKKLERPQSTTLETQRPGEPGQQNPSLKPVEYLPPATSTCYRESTSEVDPVPDNCHTSSSRLADTVLVPLSDLNATCSSNANKSSEDNPNSATQCLQSSPALPQPPVDWLSCVRETLRSQGITGEALNIIIDSWRESTQKQYKTSVSAWLEYCKKQGISVTAPSLPQLLAFLTIQSHKLGYSALGTIRSALSSFITIDGYKAGEHSLISRFMSGVFNRKPTFPRYAETWDPQIVLNHLKGYPDIKEMTLKQLTLKMTMIMALVTAQRTQTLKLLSIEDMQVKPGEYSFRITSLLKQTSASGGRHRHLQPVIFKKYDHDKNLCVFSLLEEYIARTVKLRGSCSQLLLCHVKPNGPASKDTISRWLKQVMTAACIDTSTFKPHSTRSAATSAAKVADVPLDEIMATAGWRSSSVFAVFYNKPLSSDKSFASSVLGKA; encoded by the exons atgaaaaaggGAAAGGTAAACGGCCAGCGAGCTCGGCGACAAAATGCCGTTCCCGCCAAAAAATCGAGAGCTACGGACGACAAAGAGAGCGGGGCGAAAAACTCCATGAGTGCCTCAGCCGACACAAATGATCGCCAAGCTCTTTACGACTCTGTCCTCAACAGCAAAGATGACGAGTCAGAGCACGAAACCACTCGTAGTGGTGACGAGGATGAACTTCTCTCAGAGCTCGTGAAAGAGTACGAGTCCGACGATACTGTCGGAGATAGCCTCAAAAGTGAACAACTAGCTAAGCTAgtgaataaaatgtttcgctgcaAATTGAGCGAGAAAAGTCTGAAAGATCGCCTTGATAGGCAAGAGAGGCCTGCAAACTGTGAGGCAGCTAAGCCTCCGAAGGTTAATCCAGGCATCTG GTACACGCCCTTATGCAGGGAAGTCTCATTCTGGCTACAACAATTACAAGCAGCCAAAAAACTGGAAAGGCCCCAGTCAACGACCTTGGAAACACAAAGGCCAGGGGAACCGGGACAACAAAACCCCTCGCTCAAGCCAGTAGAGTACTTGCCGCCCGCTACTAGTACG TGTTATCGGGAAAGTACTTCAGAAGTTGATCCAGTACCAGACAACTGCCATACTAGTTCTTCCAGACTGGCCGACACAGTTTTGGTACCCTTGAGTGACCTCAATGCTACTTGCTCCTCCAATGCGAATAAATCTTCAGAAGACAACCCTAACTCTGCCACACAATGCCTCCAAAGTTCACCCGCTCTACCCCAACCTCCAGTTGATTGGCTGTCTTGTGTCAGGGAAACACTCCGATCTCAAGGTATAACTGGCGAAGCCTTGAACATCATCATTGATTCATGGAGGGAAAGCACTCAAAAGCAGTATAAAACTAGTGTATCAGCTTGGCTAGAGTACTGTAAGAAGCAGGGGATAAGCGTTACAGCCCCATCACTACCTCAGCTGCTGGCTTTCTTAACTATCCAGTCACACAAGCTTGGATACAGTGCTTTGGGAACCATTCGAAGTGCCCTCTCTTCATTTATCACCATTGATGGGTACAAAGCAGGGGAACACTCTTTGATTTCAAGATTCATGTCAGGGGTCTTCAATAGGAAACCAACTTTTCCAAGATATGCGGAAACCTGGGACCCACAGATTGTGCTTAATCACCTTAAAGGATACCCAGATATCAAGGAAATGACTTTGAAGCAACTGACATTGAAAATGACCATGATTATGGCTTTAGTCACTGCTCAGAGGACACAGACACTTAAGTTACTTTCAATTGAAGACATGCAAGTTAAGCCGGGTGAATATTCCTTTCGAATCACATCACTTCTGAAACAAACTAGTGCTAGTGGCGGCAGGCACAGACACCTGCAACctgttattttcaagaaatatgaCCATGATAAAAACCTTTGTGTTTTTTCTCTATTAGAGGAGTATATTGCTAGAACTGTTAAATTGAGAGGTTCGTGTTCTCAACTGTTACTCTGTCATGTTAAGCCTAATGGACCTGCATCGAAAGACACTATTTCTAGGTGGCTTAAACAAGTAATGACTGCTGCATGTATAGATACATCCACATTTAAACCCCACTCTACCAGAAGTGCTGCCACTTCTGCTGCAAAGGTAGCCGATGTCCCCCTAGATGAGATTATGGCTACTGCTGGTTGGCGTTCAAGTTCTGTATTTGCTGTGTTTTATAACAAACCATTGTCATCTGATAAGTCTTTTGCTAGCAGTGTACTTGGAAAGGCTTAG